The following proteins come from a genomic window of Andrena cerasifolii isolate SP2316 chromosome 6, iyAndCera1_principal, whole genome shotgun sequence:
- the Pfrx gene encoding 6-phosphofructo-2-kinase/fructose-2,6-biphosphatase isoform X2, with protein MTDPKIEMHYTPPTSDTIQTKPFPIRGERANFVNKPHVIAMVGLPARGKTYISKKLCRYLNWIGISTKVFNLGEYRRHATTAYQCHEFFRPDNIKAMAIRTQCAMDALNDVCQWLESGDGEVAVFDATNSTVDRRQLIWDIVVEKMGFKLFFVESVCNDPEIVEQNIMEVWNSLLLNAPETHSDSYSTVLPTIGSSIPVKVSSPDYANMNKEEVLADFTLRIEHYQEKYQPLDENQESDLSFMKIYNTGEKVLVHKHEGHIQSRIVYYLMNIHIVPRTIYLTRHGESGMNIDSKIGGDSELSDRGWEYAKALASFITGQDIQGLRVWTSWLKRTIQTASDVNAPQERWKALNEIDAGICEEMTYEEIADKYPTDFAARDQNKFSYRYPRGESYEDLVARLEPVIMELERQGNVLVVSHQAVLRCLLAYFLDKNADELPYLQVPLHTIIKLTPVAYGCKVEHIRLPIDAVDTHRPKPKNMRDH; from the exons ATGACCGATCCGAAAATCGAGATGCATTACACACCACCGACCTCTGACACCATTCAAACCAAACCTTTTCCCATTCGAG GTGAACGGGCAAATTTCGTGAACAAGCCTCATGTGATCGCTATGGTCGGTCTGCCGGCCCGCGGCAAGACCTACATCTCGAAGAAGCTGTGTAGATACTTGAACTGGATCGGGATCAGCACGAAGGTGTTCAATCTAGGGGAGTACAGGCGACACGCGACCACCGCCTACCAATGCCACGAGTTCTTCCGCCCGGACAATATAAAGGCGATGGCGATACGTACCCAGTGCGCGATGGATGCGCTCAACGACGTCTGCCAGTGGTTGGAGAGCGGGGACGGCGAGGTGGCTGTGTTCGACGCCACCAACTCCACCGTCGATAGACGCCAACTGATCTGGGATATCGTGGTCGAGAAGATGGGCTTCAAGCTATTCTTCGTCGAGTCTGTCTGTAACGATCCGGAGATCGTCGAGCAGAACATCATGGAAGTATGGAACAGCCTTCTTCTAAATGCCCCTGAAACACACAGTGATTCTTATAGTACCGTTCTACCGACTATTGGTTCAAGCATTCCT GTAAAGGTGAGCAGTCCGGATTACGCCAACATGAACAAGGAGGAAGTGTTGGCCGACTTCACGCTGAGGATCGAGCACTACCAAGAGAAATATCAGCCACTGGACGAGAATCAGGAGAGCGATCTTTCCTTCATGAAGATCTACAATACCGGCGAGAAGGTGCTGGTCCATAAGCACGAGGGTCATATACAAAGTAGGATAGTCTATTACCTCATGAACATCCACATAGTGCCACGCACCATTTACTTAACCAGGCACGGCGAGAGCGGGATGAACATCGACAGTAAGATAGGCGGGGACTCGGAGCTGAGCGACAGAGGCTGGGAATACGCCAAAGCTTTGGCTAGCTTTATCACTGGCCAGGATATACAG GGACTGCGAGTGTGGACTAGCTGGCTGAAGAGGACAATACAGACTGCGAGCGATGTGAACGCTCCTCAGGAAAGGTGGAAGGCGCTCAACGAGATCGACGCG GGTATCTGCGAAGAAATGACTTACGAGGAGATCGCTGACAAGTACCCGACCGATTTCGCCGCGAGAGATCAGAACAAATTCTCCTATCGTTATCCGAGAGGGGAAAGTTACGAAGATCTGGTCGCGCGATTGGAGCCTGTAATAATGGAGCTGGAACGACAGGGTAATGTACTGGTTGTCAGTCATCAAGCGGTTCTGCGATGTCTGCTAGCTTATTTCTTGGACAAAAACGCGG ATGAATTGCCATATTTGCAAGTACCGTTACACACTATCATTAAACTAACGCCCGTTGCTTATGGTTGCAAAGTGGAGCACATTCGATTGCCTATCGACGCGGTGGACACGCATCGGCCGAAACCAAAG AATATGCGTGACCATTAG
- the Pfrx gene encoding 6-phosphofructo-2-kinase/fructose-2,6-biphosphatase isoform X3, translated as MTDPKIEMHYTPPTSDTIQTKPFPIRGERANFVNKPHVIAMVGLPARGKTYISKKLCRYLNWIGISTKVFNLGEYRRHATTAYQCHEFFRPDNIKAMAIRTQCAMDALNDVCQWLESGDGEVAVFDATNSTVDRRQLIWDIVVEKMGFKLFFVESVCNDPEIVEQNIMEVKVSSPDYANMNKEEVLADFTLRIEHYQEKYQPLDENQESDLSFMKIYNTGEKVLVHKHEGHIQSRIVYYLMNIHIVPRTIYLTRHGESGMNIDSKIGGDSELSDRGWEYAKALASFITGQDIQGLRVWTSWLKRTIQTASDVNAPQERWKALNEIDAGICEEMTYEEIADKYPTDFAARDQNKFSYRYPRGESYEDLVARLEPVIMELERQGNVLVVSHQAVLRCLLAYFLDKNADELPYLQVPLHTIIKLTPVAYGCKVEHIRLPIDAVDTHRPKPKIPGYLEERFRRKGTLSRT; from the exons ATGACCGATCCGAAAATCGAGATGCATTACACACCACCGACCTCTGACACCATTCAAACCAAACCTTTTCCCATTCGAG GTGAACGGGCAAATTTCGTGAACAAGCCTCATGTGATCGCTATGGTCGGTCTGCCGGCCCGCGGCAAGACCTACATCTCGAAGAAGCTGTGTAGATACTTGAACTGGATCGGGATCAGCACGAAGGTGTTCAATCTAGGGGAGTACAGGCGACACGCGACCACCGCCTACCAATGCCACGAGTTCTTCCGCCCGGACAATATAAAGGCGATGGCGATACGTACCCAGTGCGCGATGGATGCGCTCAACGACGTCTGCCAGTGGTTGGAGAGCGGGGACGGCGAGGTGGCTGTGTTCGACGCCACCAACTCCACCGTCGATAGACGCCAACTGATCTGGGATATCGTGGTCGAGAAGATGGGCTTCAAGCTATTCTTCGTCGAGTCTGTCTGTAACGATCCGGAGATCGTCGAGCAGAACATCATGGAA GTAAAGGTGAGCAGTCCGGATTACGCCAACATGAACAAGGAGGAAGTGTTGGCCGACTTCACGCTGAGGATCGAGCACTACCAAGAGAAATATCAGCCACTGGACGAGAATCAGGAGAGCGATCTTTCCTTCATGAAGATCTACAATACCGGCGAGAAGGTGCTGGTCCATAAGCACGAGGGTCATATACAAAGTAGGATAGTCTATTACCTCATGAACATCCACATAGTGCCACGCACCATTTACTTAACCAGGCACGGCGAGAGCGGGATGAACATCGACAGTAAGATAGGCGGGGACTCGGAGCTGAGCGACAGAGGCTGGGAATACGCCAAAGCTTTGGCTAGCTTTATCACTGGCCAGGATATACAG GGACTGCGAGTGTGGACTAGCTGGCTGAAGAGGACAATACAGACTGCGAGCGATGTGAACGCTCCTCAGGAAAGGTGGAAGGCGCTCAACGAGATCGACGCG GGTATCTGCGAAGAAATGACTTACGAGGAGATCGCTGACAAGTACCCGACCGATTTCGCCGCGAGAGATCAGAACAAATTCTCCTATCGTTATCCGAGAGGGGAAAGTTACGAAGATCTGGTCGCGCGATTGGAGCCTGTAATAATGGAGCTGGAACGACAGGGTAATGTACTGGTTGTCAGTCATCAAGCGGTTCTGCGATGTCTGCTAGCTTATTTCTTGGACAAAAACGCGG ATGAATTGCCATATTTGCAAGTACCGTTACACACTATCATTAAACTAACGCCCGTTGCTTATGGTTGCAAAGTGGAGCACATTCGATTGCCTATCGACGCGGTGGACACGCATCGGCCGAAACCAAAG ATCCCAGGATATCTAGAGGAACGATTCCGAAGAAAAGGAACATTGTCTCGCACGTGA
- the LOC143370116 gene encoding solute carrier family 25 member 35 isoform X2: MTAAPSAINDRPPGTEFVIGGLAAVGAGFFTNPIDVVKVRLQLQGELETRNTYKRIYKNTLHAAYLIAKHEGVLALQAGIVPALYFQVVLNGIRLGIYNTAKKYELITNDEGNTAVFKTIMVTGTAGCIGAVLGSPFYMVKTQLQSQSAQNIAVGYQHNHLNSWSAFKALWREGGIAALYRGWHANIPRLFVGSATQLTAFGMVADWLRSLQVFPNQPILLTFMASLIGGSCVALTIQPFDVLATRIYNQGTDTGGKGSLYNGLLDATVKIFRTEGLTGLYKGIFPTWMRIAPHTVLCLVFYEKLEQLYDRIRN, from the exons ATGACAGCAGCGCCGAGCGCGATCAACGACAGACC TCCGGGTACTGAGTTTGTAATTGGAGGGTTGGCGGCGGTGGGGGCTGGATTTTTTACAAATCCAATTGACGTGGTAAAAGTACGCTTGCAACTGCAAGGGGAACTGGAGACGCGGAATACGTACAAAAGAATATACAAGAACACTTTACACGCGGCTTACTTGATAGCGAAGCATGAAGGCGTTCTTGCTTTGCAAGCGGGTATCGTGCCAGCCCTTTACTTTCAAGTGGTGCTCAATGGAATACGGCTAGGCATCTACAACACAGCCAAAAAGTATGAGCTGATTACGAACGACGAAGGGAACACCGCCGTGTTCAAGACTATAATGGTAACTGGAACGGCTGGGTGCATAGGAGCTGTTCTCGGTAGCCCGTTCTACATG GTGAAGACGCAATTACAATCACAATCGGCGCAAAACATAGCCGTTGGCTATCAGCACAATCACTTGAATTCGTGGAGCGCATTTAAGGCTTTGTGGAGAGAAGGTGGAATAGCTGCCCTGTATCGCGGTTGGCACGCTAACATTCCACGCCTTTTCGTCGGATCTGCAACGCAACTGACTGCCTTTGGTATGGTCGCGGACTGGCTGCGCTCGTTACAA GTGTTTCCAAATCAGCCGATACTTCTGACTTTCATGGCGTCTTTGATCGGCGGAAGTTGCGTGGCACTCACTATACAACCATTCGATGTTTTAGCAACAAGAATATACAATCAAG GGACGGATACGGGCGGAAAAGGTTCGTTGTACAATGGCCTCCTAGACGCTACCGTCAAGATATTCCGAACCGAAGGACTGACCGGTTTGTATAAAGGAATATTTCCAACGTGGATGAGAATTGCGCCGCACACTGTGCTGTGTTTGGTATTTTATGAGAAATTAGAACAGTTATACGATAGGATTCGAAATTAA
- the LOC143370116 gene encoding solute carrier family 25 member 35 isoform X1, protein MTAAPSAINDRPPGTEFVIGGLAAVGAGFFTNPIDVVKVRLQLQGELETRNTYKRIYKNTLHAAYLIAKHEGVLALQAGIVPALYFQVVLNGIRLGIYNTAKKYELITNDEGNTAVFKTIMVTGTAGCIGAVLGSPFYMVKTQLQSQSAQNIAVGYQHNHLNSWSAFKALWREGGIAALYRGWHANIPRLFVGSATQLTAFGMVADWLRSLQVSISINIAARESSIERYVLAFSQVFPNQPILLTFMASLIGGSCVALTIQPFDVLATRIYNQGTDTGGKGSLYNGLLDATVKIFRTEGLTGLYKGIFPTWMRIAPHTVLCLVFYEKLEQLYDRIRN, encoded by the exons ATGACAGCAGCGCCGAGCGCGATCAACGACAGACC TCCGGGTACTGAGTTTGTAATTGGAGGGTTGGCGGCGGTGGGGGCTGGATTTTTTACAAATCCAATTGACGTGGTAAAAGTACGCTTGCAACTGCAAGGGGAACTGGAGACGCGGAATACGTACAAAAGAATATACAAGAACACTTTACACGCGGCTTACTTGATAGCGAAGCATGAAGGCGTTCTTGCTTTGCAAGCGGGTATCGTGCCAGCCCTTTACTTTCAAGTGGTGCTCAATGGAATACGGCTAGGCATCTACAACACAGCCAAAAAGTATGAGCTGATTACGAACGACGAAGGGAACACCGCCGTGTTCAAGACTATAATGGTAACTGGAACGGCTGGGTGCATAGGAGCTGTTCTCGGTAGCCCGTTCTACATG GTGAAGACGCAATTACAATCACAATCGGCGCAAAACATAGCCGTTGGCTATCAGCACAATCACTTGAATTCGTGGAGCGCATTTAAGGCTTTGTGGAGAGAAGGTGGAATAGCTGCCCTGTATCGCGGTTGGCACGCTAACATTCCACGCCTTTTCGTCGGATCTGCAACGCAACTGACTGCCTTTGGTATGGTCGCGGACTGGCTGCGCTCGTTACAAGTGAGTATCTCAATCAACATCGCAGCAAGAGAATCGTCAATCGAGAGGTATGTACTTGCTTTCTCCCAGGTGTTTCCAAATCAGCCGATACTTCTGACTTTCATGGCGTCTTTGATCGGCGGAAGTTGCGTGGCACTCACTATACAACCATTCGATGTTTTAGCAACAAGAATATACAATCAAG GGACGGATACGGGCGGAAAAGGTTCGTTGTACAATGGCCTCCTAGACGCTACCGTCAAGATATTCCGAACCGAAGGACTGACCGGTTTGTATAAAGGAATATTTCCAACGTGGATGAGAATTGCGCCGCACACTGTGCTGTGTTTGGTATTTTATGAGAAATTAGAACAGTTATACGATAGGATTCGAAATTAA
- the Gas41 gene encoding YEATS domain-containing protein 4 Gas41: MMATTNEFGPDSGGRVKGVTIVKPIVYGNVARYFGKKREEDGHTHQWTVYVKPYHNEDMSQYVKKVHFKLHESYNNPNRIMTKPPYELTETGWGEFEIVIKIYFHDPNERPVTIYHILKLFQTTPDIQLGKKSLVSEFYEEIVFQDPTALMQHLLNNGRPITLGVWRHNTDFEAKKESTMKAVMEARNKIRLEVIDLKEKLTLAKETIAKFKDEIAKISKAGGSLSVA; the protein is encoded by the exons ATGATGGCAACGACTAACGAGTTTGGCCCTGACTCTGGTGGCAGAGTAAAG GGAGTTACAATCGTGAAACCCATAGTGTACGGCAATGTAGCCCGTTATTTTGGCAAGAAAAGGGAAGAAGACGGACACACCCATCAATGGACAGTTTATGTCAAACCATATCACAACGAAGACATGTCACAATATGTAAAGAAGGTCCATTTTAAATTGCACGAGAGCTACAATAACCCCAACCGTATTATGACAAAGCCACCTTACGAACTCACTGAAACTGGTTGgggagaatttgaaattgtcattaaaatatatttccacgaTCCTAACGAACGTCCT GTGACTATATATCATATATTGAAGCTATTCCAAACAACACCCGATATACAATTGGGCAAAAAGAGCTTAGTGTCTGAATTTTATGAGGAAATAGTTTTCCAAGACCCAACAGCACTTATGCAACATTTGTTAAACAATGGCAGGCCTATAACTCTTGGTGTTTGGCGACACAACACAGACT TCGAAGCTAAGAAGGAATCCACGATGAAGGCAGTAATGGAAGCGAGAAACAAAATAAGACTGGAGGTGATAGATCTTAAAGAGAAGTTAACACTGGCAAAAGAGACAATTGCTAAGTTTAAGGATGAAATTGCTAAGATTTCAAAGGCTGGTGGAAGTTTGTCTGTTGCGTGA
- the Pfrx gene encoding 6-phosphofructo-2-kinase/fructose-2,6-biphosphatase isoform X1, giving the protein MTDPKIEMHYTPPTSDTIQTKPFPIRGERANFVNKPHVIAMVGLPARGKTYISKKLCRYLNWIGISTKVFNLGEYRRHATTAYQCHEFFRPDNIKAMAIRTQCAMDALNDVCQWLESGDGEVAVFDATNSTVDRRQLIWDIVVEKMGFKLFFVESVCNDPEIVEQNIMEVWNSLLLNAPETHSDSYSTVLPTIGSSIPVKVSSPDYANMNKEEVLADFTLRIEHYQEKYQPLDENQESDLSFMKIYNTGEKVLVHKHEGHIQSRIVYYLMNIHIVPRTIYLTRHGESGMNIDSKIGGDSELSDRGWEYAKALASFITGQDIQGLRVWTSWLKRTIQTASDVNAPQERWKALNEIDAGICEEMTYEEIADKYPTDFAARDQNKFSYRYPRGESYEDLVARLEPVIMELERQGNVLVVSHQAVLRCLLAYFLDKNADELPYLQVPLHTIIKLTPVAYGCKVEHIRLPIDAVDTHRPKPKIPGYLEERFRRKGTLSRT; this is encoded by the exons ATGACCGATCCGAAAATCGAGATGCATTACACACCACCGACCTCTGACACCATTCAAACCAAACCTTTTCCCATTCGAG GTGAACGGGCAAATTTCGTGAACAAGCCTCATGTGATCGCTATGGTCGGTCTGCCGGCCCGCGGCAAGACCTACATCTCGAAGAAGCTGTGTAGATACTTGAACTGGATCGGGATCAGCACGAAGGTGTTCAATCTAGGGGAGTACAGGCGACACGCGACCACCGCCTACCAATGCCACGAGTTCTTCCGCCCGGACAATATAAAGGCGATGGCGATACGTACCCAGTGCGCGATGGATGCGCTCAACGACGTCTGCCAGTGGTTGGAGAGCGGGGACGGCGAGGTGGCTGTGTTCGACGCCACCAACTCCACCGTCGATAGACGCCAACTGATCTGGGATATCGTGGTCGAGAAGATGGGCTTCAAGCTATTCTTCGTCGAGTCTGTCTGTAACGATCCGGAGATCGTCGAGCAGAACATCATGGAAGTATGGAACAGCCTTCTTCTAAATGCCCCTGAAACACACAGTGATTCTTATAGTACCGTTCTACCGACTATTGGTTCAAGCATTCCT GTAAAGGTGAGCAGTCCGGATTACGCCAACATGAACAAGGAGGAAGTGTTGGCCGACTTCACGCTGAGGATCGAGCACTACCAAGAGAAATATCAGCCACTGGACGAGAATCAGGAGAGCGATCTTTCCTTCATGAAGATCTACAATACCGGCGAGAAGGTGCTGGTCCATAAGCACGAGGGTCATATACAAAGTAGGATAGTCTATTACCTCATGAACATCCACATAGTGCCACGCACCATTTACTTAACCAGGCACGGCGAGAGCGGGATGAACATCGACAGTAAGATAGGCGGGGACTCGGAGCTGAGCGACAGAGGCTGGGAATACGCCAAAGCTTTGGCTAGCTTTATCACTGGCCAGGATATACAG GGACTGCGAGTGTGGACTAGCTGGCTGAAGAGGACAATACAGACTGCGAGCGATGTGAACGCTCCTCAGGAAAGGTGGAAGGCGCTCAACGAGATCGACGCG GGTATCTGCGAAGAAATGACTTACGAGGAGATCGCTGACAAGTACCCGACCGATTTCGCCGCGAGAGATCAGAACAAATTCTCCTATCGTTATCCGAGAGGGGAAAGTTACGAAGATCTGGTCGCGCGATTGGAGCCTGTAATAATGGAGCTGGAACGACAGGGTAATGTACTGGTTGTCAGTCATCAAGCGGTTCTGCGATGTCTGCTAGCTTATTTCTTGGACAAAAACGCGG ATGAATTGCCATATTTGCAAGTACCGTTACACACTATCATTAAACTAACGCCCGTTGCTTATGGTTGCAAAGTGGAGCACATTCGATTGCCTATCGACGCGGTGGACACGCATCGGCCGAAACCAAAG ATCCCAGGATATCTAGAGGAACGATTCCGAAGAAAAGGAACATTGTCTCGCACGTGA